DNA from Chryseomicrobium sp. FSL W7-1435:
AGGCGGTCAAGCACTCGGCGAGCTTGCTGAGCATCCACTAAATCACGATTTAATGGGCGTGGATGTTTAAATGATTCAATGACTGCGTCTTTAGTAATCTCATTGAAGACAACGCGACAATTTGAATCCGCATCGATGGATAGAGCATTCGCTAAGTGCCAAGCAATTGCTTCTCCTTCTCTGTCGGGGTCAGCCGCGAGATAAACTTTCTTAGCTTTTTTGGCGGCGGTTTTTAATTCCTGCAGGACAGGCCCTTTTCCGCGTATAGTAATATATTTTGGTTGATAATTATTATCTACATCTACTCCCATTTGGCTACGTGGTAAATCAATAACGTGACCAACAGAAGCTTTTACTTTATATTTTTTCCCCAAATACTTTTCAATCGTCTTTGCTTTTGCTGGGGACTCTACGATTACTAAATAATCTGACATAATTGGCCTCCTTTAAATAGAAGGTAATCCGCTTCACGATAAAAACAAATACCTGTTGCAAAATGTATAACAGTTTTCCACTGATTGCAAGGTTTTTCATTTATCCTGTTGTGAAGAGAGTACAAATGAGTCTGTAAAATCAGCTGAAGAATGTAGCAAAATTGCACCTTGTTGAATCAAACTATGAGGTCCTTCACTAAGCACTGAATCTATTTTTCCAGGGAATGTGTAAACTTCTTTTCCCAGGTCCAGTGCAAAATCAACAGTCGACATAGTCCCGCTCTTTTTTTCGGCTTGGGTAATAATGACAGCCTGTGAAAGTCCGCTAATCAGGCGGTTTCGCGCAATGAATTGGTGCGGCGCAGGCATTGTTTGTGGCGGATATTCAGTGATCACAAGATGTTTAGTAACCATCTCTTCAAATAATTTGTGATTAGTTTTAGGATAAATTTGATGGAATCCAGACCCCAGTATGGCGATGGTCGGCGTCTCATGGGCTATTGCAGCTTGATGTGCCATAGTGTCTGCTCCAATTGCCATACCGCTGCAAACTGTTTTCGTGTGCAATTTTATAAATGGCATGATGGAGTTGATGCAGTGCTCAGAATAATGGGTCGACTTTCGTGAACCAATTATCGCTACAATGGCAGATTTTAATAGACTTGGGTTCCCTCTAATGTATAAAACCGCAGGTGGATCATGAAGATTTTTGAGTTGTTCTGGGTAGTCGGTGTCGAAAATAGTGATTAGTGTGATGGAGTGCTTGGTGTAGAAAGCTTCAAAAGGAAATGTCTGAGCTTTTGTCCATTGCTCTTGCACAATTTGGGGAATGGGAGTAGTCAAAGTTGAATGGTGTTGCAGAGTGTCGAAGATCGGTTTAAGTCTATTCCATGGCCAGGGGATTAAGCTGTGCAGGGCAATTAGTCGCTGTTTGTCGTTCATAGATCACCTCTTTACAATAATTGGGGATAAAAAAAGATACGGCTTTCGCCGTATCTACTAGTTTAGTGTGTTTTACACGCGTCGTAAAGACCCGCTTCTTTAATTGCTTCAATTAATGTCTCGCCGATAACTGATGGAGTTGCTGCAACTTTCATACCAGCTTCTTTCATAGCGCTGATTTTTCCTTCTGCAGTACCTTGTCCACCTGAGATGATAGCTCCTGCGTGACCCATACGTTTGCCTTCAGGTGCTGTTTGTCCACCAATGAAACCAACTACAGGTTTTTTCATGTTAGCTTTAATCCACTCAGCAGCTTCTTCTTCTGCTGTACCGCCGATTTCACCAATCATAACAACCGCATATGTTTCTTCATCTTCATTGAATGCTTCAAGAGCATCGATAAAGTTTGTTCCGTTTACTGGATCTCCACCAATACCAACAGCAGTCGTTTGACCAATGCCAGCTTGTGTTAATTGGTGAACAGCTTCATACGTAAGTGTACCAGAGCGTGAAACTACTCCAACGTGACCTTTAGTATGAATGTAACCAGGCATGATGCCGATTTTACACTCATCAGCAGTGATGACGCCTGGGCAGTTAGGACCAACTAAACGAGTCTTTTTACCTTCCATGTAGCGTTTCACTTTAACCATGTCTAGCACTGGGATGTGCTCAGTAATACAGATTGCCATATCTAATTCCGCATCTACAGCTTCTAGAATTGCATCTGAAGCGAATGGTGCTGGAACATAAATAACAGATACGTTAGCGCCAGTTGCCTTTACAGCTTCTTCAACTGTGTTGAATACTGGAACGCCTTCTACTTCTGTACCGCCTTTACCAGGTGTTACACCTGCAACGATTTTAGTACCGTACTCAATCATTTGTTTTGTATGGAAAAGAGCAGTTGAGCCCGTGATTCCTTGAACGAGTACTTTTGTATCTTTATTAATAAATACGCTCATTATTCTCCCTGCCTTTCTTATCCTACAAGATTTACGATTTTTTGTGCGCCATCAGCCATTGAGTCAGCTGCAATGATGTTTAAACCAGACTCATTTAACATTTTCTTACCTAGATCAACGTTTGTCCCTTCAAGACGAACGACTAGTGGTACTTGAAGACCGACTTCTTTAGCAGCGATAATAACACCCTCTGCAATTACGTCACACTTCATAATTCCACCGAAAATGTTAACAAAGATTCCTTTAACATTTTTGTCAGAAAGAATGATTTTAAATGCTTCTGTTACTTTCTCAGCTGTAGCACCGCCCCCAACGTCCAGGAAGTTAGCGGGTGAGCCACCGTAGTAGCTGATTGTATCCATTGTCGCCATAGCTAGGCCGGCACCGTTAACCATACATCCGATGTTTCCATCGAGAGAGATATAACTTAAATCATATTTAGATGCTTCAATTTCTTTTGCATCCTCTTCATCGTAATCACGCATTTCAAGAATTTCTGGGTGACGGTAAAGAGCATTAGCATCGAAATTAAATTTCGCGTCTAGTGCAACCACTTGATCATCACCTGTAACAACTAGTGGATTGATTTCAACGATTGCTGCATCTTTATCAATATAAACTTTGTAGAGGCCTAACATGAATTTAACTGCTTTGTTAACAAGCTTTGCAGGAATATTCATTTTGAACGCCATACGACGAGCTTGGAAACCAGTTAACCCGACTACAGGATCGATATCTTCGTAGAAAAGACGTTCCGGTGTGTTAGCTGCTACTTCTTCAATATCCATTCCGCCTTCTTCAGAACCCATTAAAGTTACACGTGAAGTGGCACGGTCTAAAACAAGACCAATGTAATATTCTTTTTGAATATCGCTACCTTCTTCGATGTAGATACGTTTCACTTCTTTACCTTCTGGGCCTGTCTGGTGAGTGACAAGAACTTTACCTAAAAGTTCTTTTGCGTACTCGCGTACTTCGTCAAGATTTTTTGCAATTTTAACGCCGCCCGCTTTTCCGCGACCACCTGCATGGATCTGAGCTTTGACAACTGTTACTGCTGTACCTAATTCTTTCGCTGCTTTAACTGCTTCTTCTGGTGAGAAGGCAACGATTCCGTTTGGTACGGCAACTCCATATTGACGTAGCAATTGTTTTCCCTGGTATTCATGGATATTCATTGTGCGTCCTCCAATCGAACTATTGAGTTTACTACCTTCCCCATTGTATAAA
Protein-coding regions in this window:
- the dprA gene encoding DNA-processing protein DprA; the encoded protein is MNDKQRLIALHSLIPWPWNRLKPIFDTLQHHSTLTTPIPQIVQEQWTKAQTFPFEAFYTKHSITLITIFDTDYPEQLKNLHDPPAVLYIRGNPSLLKSAIVAIIGSRKSTHYSEHCINSIMPFIKLHTKTVCSGMAIGADTMAHQAAIAHETPTIAILGSGFHQIYPKTNHKLFEEMVTKHLVITEYPPQTMPAPHQFIARNRLISGLSQAVIITQAEKKSGTMSTVDFALDLGKEVYTFPGKIDSVLSEGPHSLIQQGAILLHSSADFTDSFVLSSQQDK
- the sucD gene encoding succinate--CoA ligase subunit alpha, yielding MSVFINKDTKVLVQGITGSTALFHTKQMIEYGTKIVAGVTPGKGGTEVEGVPVFNTVEEAVKATGANVSVIYVPAPFASDAILEAVDAELDMAICITEHIPVLDMVKVKRYMEGKKTRLVGPNCPGVITADECKIGIMPGYIHTKGHVGVVSRSGTLTYEAVHQLTQAGIGQTTAVGIGGDPVNGTNFIDALEAFNEDEETYAVVMIGEIGGTAEEEAAEWIKANMKKPVVGFIGGQTAPEGKRMGHAGAIISGGQGTAEGKISAMKEAGMKVAATPSVIGETLIEAIKEAGLYDACKTH
- the sucC gene encoding ADP-forming succinate--CoA ligase subunit beta, with product MNIHEYQGKQLLRQYGVAVPNGIVAFSPEEAVKAAKELGTAVTVVKAQIHAGGRGKAGGVKIAKNLDEVREYAKELLGKVLVTHQTGPEGKEVKRIYIEEGSDIQKEYYIGLVLDRATSRVTLMGSEEGGMDIEEVAANTPERLFYEDIDPVVGLTGFQARRMAFKMNIPAKLVNKAVKFMLGLYKVYIDKDAAIVEINPLVVTGDDQVVALDAKFNFDANALYRHPEILEMRDYDEEDAKEIEASKYDLSYISLDGNIGCMVNGAGLAMATMDTISYYGGSPANFLDVGGGATAEKVTEAFKIILSDKNVKGIFVNIFGGIMKCDVIAEGVIIAAKEVGLQVPLVVRLEGTNVDLGKKMLNESGLNIIAADSMADGAQKIVNLVG